One region of Metallosphaera sedula DSM 5348 genomic DNA includes:
- a CDS encoding 4Fe-4S binding protein, translated as MDYLPIFLAVASLMTAFSIYLIYLVKKGINGIGFLLVLYLSGSMVVMFASLSVFFSSPNQTTEALALASNSAYMIFGLIPILFSINKKPNARRWYTVLLFAVSMAVSEALMGETFDSILTKQLGNPLLGVQSYWYYGVMISEMVFTLVYSLKGMDRTLRNYLIVALPIMGISPMIFPSNPTFVTDATWLNASLMIVATILIYETLYRDRLKRTQETMTSLEMMLVFTLMMAGLFTYYLTGSWYVFDFSMLAGMSWFIYRAIEGPSHLKGNYLRDATWTFSFILVTFIMEWFMGGVLDFVTGTFSTGISGFISSLPLGFVSPTRDFGLGALFNFLSIFGAVTGSIWFLIMMGTEMGMLAVFRIGQVKLRENKIRLALMVSAYAIYTIYLPSFSPLASKIPYIPYMWSMGLGTLGPVSSHYLIPGIVGTYVVSAILSFLFGSRQICSVTCTAPTMYQGTFYDSLKSFNRTSKLGRKTLGSRLRPWYKVIALTVWASLLAFAVVSFLDQKGLLNFTIFGNDPTVFLYSFYFNFLWYVVFISIPFMGTYACATQGWCSWGTFNQFFGGLGLFKLKVKDPDLCVKCETKACAEACPVGNTDLPGNFIRSGQFKSMRCIGVGDCAEACPYNNISFYDIRSWLKEKLK; from the coding sequence ATGGACTACTTGCCGATTTTTCTCGCTGTTGCCTCCCTGATGACTGCGTTCTCCATTTACCTGATTTACTTAGTGAAGAAGGGTATAAATGGAATTGGCTTCCTCCTGGTACTCTACCTCAGCGGTAGTATGGTGGTGATGTTTGCGTCCCTCTCTGTGTTTTTCTCGTCGCCCAATCAGACCACCGAGGCATTGGCACTAGCTTCCAACTCCGCCTACATGATATTTGGGCTCATCCCAATCCTCTTCAGTATAAACAAGAAACCTAACGCGAGAAGATGGTATACAGTCCTACTTTTTGCCGTGAGCATGGCCGTCTCAGAGGCGTTGATGGGTGAGACCTTTGACTCGATTCTAACTAAGCAACTGGGTAACCCACTTCTGGGAGTTCAGAGCTATTGGTACTATGGCGTTATGATCTCTGAGATGGTCTTCACCCTTGTCTACTCGCTCAAGGGCATGGATAGAACCCTCAGGAATTACCTGATTGTGGCCCTTCCCATAATGGGGATCTCTCCCATGATTTTTCCCAGTAACCCTACGTTCGTGACTGACGCCACGTGGCTAAATGCCAGCCTGATGATAGTTGCAACCATCCTGATCTATGAAACCTTGTACAGGGATAGGCTAAAGAGAACGCAAGAGACCATGACATCCCTTGAGATGATGCTAGTGTTTACTTTAATGATGGCTGGTTTGTTCACCTATTACTTGACGGGGAGCTGGTACGTCTTCGACTTCTCTATGCTAGCTGGAATGTCGTGGTTCATTTACAGGGCAATTGAGGGGCCAAGTCACTTGAAGGGAAACTACTTGAGGGATGCTACCTGGACTTTCTCCTTCATCCTTGTGACGTTCATCATGGAATGGTTCATGGGTGGAGTTCTAGATTTCGTTACTGGAACGTTCTCCACAGGGATATCAGGGTTTATTTCCTCCCTACCCCTAGGATTTGTGAGCCCGACGAGGGACTTTGGACTTGGGGCCCTGTTTAACTTCCTTTCCATCTTCGGGGCCGTAACAGGTTCCATCTGGTTTCTAATCATGATGGGTACGGAGATGGGAATGCTTGCTGTGTTCAGGATAGGCCAGGTAAAGCTGAGGGAGAACAAAATCAGGCTAGCGCTCATGGTATCTGCGTACGCGATTTACACGATTTACCTGCCCTCATTCTCTCCCCTGGCCTCCAAGATTCCTTACATACCCTACATGTGGAGCATGGGACTGGGCACGCTAGGTCCAGTTTCGAGCCATTACTTGATTCCAGGAATAGTGGGGACTTACGTAGTAAGTGCAATTCTCTCCTTCCTCTTCGGGTCGAGACAGATCTGCTCCGTGACCTGCACTGCACCTACAATGTATCAGGGCACTTTCTACGACTCGTTAAAGAGCTTTAACAGAACGTCAAAGCTAGGAAGGAAAACTCTCGGTAGTAGATTGAGGCCTTGGTACAAGGTTATTGCCCTAACTGTCTGGGCCTCTCTCCTAGCCTTTGCAGTGGTATCCTTCCTGGACCAGAAAGGCCTACTCAACTTCACGATTTTTGGGAATGACCCCACGGTATTTCTCTACTCCTTCTACTTTAACTTCCTTTGGTACGTCGTGTTCATTTCCATCCCGTTCATGGGCACTTACGCATGTGCAACCCAGGGGTGGTGTTCATGGGGAACCTTTAACCAGTTCTTTGGAGGACTTGGATTATTCAAACTCAAGGTCAAGGATCCAGACCTCTGCGTGAAATGCGAGACCAAGGCTTGTGCGGAGGCTTGTCCAGTTGGTAACACCGACCTTCCTGGAAACTTCATAAGGAGTGGGCAGTTCAAGTCCATGAGATGTATTGGCGTGGGTGACTGCGCTGAGGCTTGTCCCTACAACAACATCTCGTTTTATGATATAAGATCATGGCTTAAGGAGAAATTAAAGTAA
- the leuS gene encoding leucine--tRNA ligase, whose protein sequence is MDSAFFNEVAKKWQEKWENNKVFEANPSNSEKYFITVAFPYTNSPLHIGHGRTYITADIVARYQRMIGKNVLFPFAFQFTGTPILSISESIKRGDSDIISDFINLYKISPEKVREFEDPLKLAEYFKEDMKRMAKALGLSVDWRREFTTIDPRFGQFIKWQFRKLKEKGFITTATDAVGYCPNDNFPVGMHDTKGDVEPEVQEMDVIEFEGNDVVFPTATSRPETVFGANAVLINPEATYVLIRGSNWVLSKEAFRKLSYQRELVPEREVQGKDLIGLTVKNPISGKDVKVYGSKFVDAKMGTGSVMAVPAHEPLHYLGLSEVLSEVEVIPVISTEGYGDFPGPEVLALAGTKNPAELKDYIDTLYREEYYKGVMREDIVDLVPDYMRSIVKDRIAGKRVPEARRETVELLRSLGKHDLIYEISNGPIYCRCGAEIVVKVIRDQWYITYDNPLWKSWTMKALDRISIVPEEARRDMAKAIFSMKRRACSRSRGLGVKLPWDESQIIDSLSDSTIYTGFYTVAHKLSHDPSKLNDQFWDFVLLGNGDASEVSKVTGISVEELKDLRNEFSYWYPLDSRHSGRDLVQNHLPFLIYNHLAIFGESLLPRQIVINGFVRVGGKKMSKSFRNIYPLYKAVEEYGVDPVRLALTISSELLEDTDFDVNTVKAVTDQLRRMYDLAVNLSKLRENESTGLPEKWLLSIIHYKVKEVSDLMNSLDLRKAFNIILYEYYEILRDYLSMVSNPNTSVLRKAIEIWARLISPGAPHIAEEIWHIFNEGFVSLTRYPVPEELEVDGQAVIQLEYIRHLINQVKEISSMANKQPEKLIIYVSNSDELGILRAVLRGLKERKNLRELSSITGQREEYLRSLVERVQSLPPILRELIVTYPLDEFKTITDNLNFLVRRLDVDEIQVYRSDEANAPDIKGKKSNALPLLPGIVII, encoded by the coding sequence ATGGATTCAGCATTCTTCAACGAGGTCGCAAAAAAATGGCAAGAAAAGTGGGAGAACAACAAGGTATTTGAGGCAAATCCCTCTAACTCCGAGAAGTACTTTATTACTGTTGCATTTCCCTACACCAACAGTCCCCTTCACATAGGTCACGGAAGGACATACATCACTGCGGACATTGTGGCAAGGTATCAAAGGATGATAGGGAAGAATGTGCTATTCCCCTTTGCTTTCCAGTTCACTGGAACTCCGATTCTCTCGATCTCAGAGTCGATTAAGAGAGGAGACAGTGACATAATTTCCGATTTCATTAACCTCTACAAGATTAGCCCAGAGAAGGTGAGGGAGTTTGAGGATCCCCTAAAGCTGGCCGAGTACTTCAAGGAGGACATGAAGAGGATGGCTAAGGCCCTGGGTCTTAGCGTCGACTGGAGGAGGGAATTCACGACCATTGACCCGAGGTTTGGACAGTTCATCAAATGGCAGTTCAGGAAACTCAAGGAGAAGGGTTTCATCACGACCGCCACGGATGCCGTGGGGTATTGTCCAAACGATAATTTCCCGGTGGGGATGCACGACACTAAGGGGGATGTGGAACCCGAAGTCCAGGAGATGGACGTGATAGAGTTTGAGGGTAACGACGTGGTATTTCCCACTGCCACATCTAGACCAGAGACCGTGTTTGGTGCAAACGCGGTCCTAATAAATCCTGAGGCCACCTACGTTTTAATAAGGGGTTCCAACTGGGTCCTTTCCAAGGAAGCCTTCAGAAAACTCAGTTATCAGAGGGAGCTAGTACCGGAGAGGGAGGTTCAAGGGAAGGACCTAATCGGACTTACAGTGAAGAACCCGATCTCAGGAAAGGACGTGAAAGTCTACGGGAGTAAGTTTGTTGATGCGAAAATGGGCACTGGTTCCGTTATGGCTGTCCCTGCCCATGAACCTCTGCATTATCTTGGCCTATCTGAAGTCCTGAGTGAAGTTGAGGTTATCCCAGTCATCAGCACAGAGGGCTATGGCGATTTCCCAGGACCCGAGGTGCTCGCGCTAGCCGGGACCAAGAACCCGGCAGAGCTCAAGGACTACATAGATACCCTGTACCGAGAAGAGTACTATAAGGGCGTCATGAGGGAGGACATAGTTGACCTAGTTCCAGATTACATGAGATCCATTGTCAAGGATAGGATAGCAGGGAAGAGGGTACCAGAGGCTAGAAGGGAGACCGTGGAGCTCCTGAGAAGCCTAGGGAAGCACGACTTGATATACGAGATATCCAACGGACCAATCTACTGTAGATGTGGGGCAGAGATAGTTGTGAAAGTTATCAGGGACCAATGGTACATAACTTACGATAACCCATTATGGAAATCGTGGACCATGAAGGCCTTGGACAGAATCAGTATAGTCCCAGAGGAAGCAAGAAGGGATATGGCCAAGGCCATATTCTCCATGAAGAGGCGGGCGTGCTCCAGGAGCAGGGGACTTGGGGTTAAGTTGCCCTGGGATGAGTCCCAAATAATAGATAGCCTGAGCGATTCCACGATTTACACGGGGTTCTACACTGTGGCGCATAAACTGAGTCATGACCCCTCTAAGCTAAATGACCAATTCTGGGACTTCGTCTTACTTGGAAACGGAGATGCCTCAGAGGTCAGCAAGGTCACGGGGATTAGTGTTGAGGAGCTCAAGGATCTCAGAAACGAGTTCTCATACTGGTATCCCCTGGACTCGAGGCACAGCGGGAGGGACCTTGTTCAGAACCATCTCCCCTTCCTGATTTACAATCATCTAGCCATATTCGGGGAAAGCCTCCTCCCAAGGCAGATTGTGATTAACGGGTTCGTAAGGGTTGGCGGAAAGAAAATGAGTAAGAGTTTCAGAAACATTTACCCGCTCTACAAGGCAGTGGAAGAGTATGGAGTGGACCCCGTAAGGCTAGCCCTGACCATATCCTCTGAACTTCTGGAGGACACAGATTTCGACGTGAACACAGTAAAGGCTGTGACAGATCAATTGCGCAGGATGTACGACTTGGCCGTGAACTTATCTAAGTTAAGGGAAAACGAGAGTACGGGTCTCCCAGAAAAGTGGTTGTTATCAATAATCCACTACAAGGTGAAGGAGGTCTCTGACCTGATGAACTCGCTGGACTTGAGAAAGGCGTTCAACATTATCTTGTATGAGTACTATGAGATCCTCAGGGACTACCTCAGCATGGTTAGTAACCCAAACACAAGCGTACTGAGAAAGGCGATCGAAATTTGGGCTAGGTTAATATCGCCAGGTGCTCCGCATATTGCCGAGGAGATATGGCACATATTCAATGAAGGTTTCGTCTCTTTGACCAGATATCCTGTGCCCGAGGAGCTAGAGGTGGACGGACAGGCCGTAATACAACTGGAATATATTAGGCATCTGATAAACCAGGTGAAAGAGATATCCTCTATGGCGAATAAGCAACCCGAGAAACTAATCATTTACGTTTCGAACTCTGACGAACTCGGAATTCTAAGGGCAGTGTTGCGAGGTTTAAAGGAGAGGAAGAACCTAAGGGAATTGAGCTCTATTACAGGCCAACGGGAGGAATACCTTAGGAGCCTTGTGGAAAGGGTTCAATCCTTGCCCCCAATCTTACGAGAGCTTATTGTAACGTATCCACTAGATGAGTTCAAGACAATCACGGATAACCTCAATTTCCTAGTTAGGAGGCTCGACGTAGATGAGATCCAGGTATATAGGTCTGACGAAGCTAACGCCCCGGACATAAAGGGAAAGAAGAGTAATGCCCTGCCCCTACTTCCTGGCATCGTGATAATCTAG
- a CDS encoding SelT/SelW/SelH family protein, translated as MHSVKIVYCRPCGYLDRALEVSREVLSYFDDVKVELEQGKNGIFDVYVDGELKLSRYQLKRFPEVEEVLKEIANKKQVA; from the coding sequence ATGCACTCAGTTAAGATAGTTTACTGTAGGCCCTGCGGTTATCTGGATAGGGCCCTGGAAGTTTCAAGGGAAGTTCTGTCATATTTTGATGATGTCAAGGTGGAGCTAGAACAGGGAAAGAACGGTATCTTTGACGTCTACGTGGATGGGGAACTTAAGCTCTCAAGATACCAACTGAAAAGGTTTCCAGAAGTTGAGGAAGTTCTAAAAGAAATTGCCAACAAAAAACAAGTGGCCTAA
- a CDS encoding ABC transporter ATP-binding protein gives MRIVDVENLWKVYNRRKEALRGISFHVESGEIFALLGPNGAGKTTTVKILSCISKPTSGKVEVMGYSVPDQCSKVRERVGVVPQEFQGFSDLTVEENIKYFVKLYRGEESQVEELMKTLDLLEYRKTRFRNLSGGYKRRVAIACSLAGDPKLLFMDEPTVGLDPRSRRDVWNLITEVKRRGISVLLTTHYLDEAQKLSDRIGIIFNGKIVRLSTPGELMEEFRKQSLEEAYLALMESLGDV, from the coding sequence ATGAGAATAGTCGACGTCGAGAACTTATGGAAGGTTTACAACAGGCGCAAGGAGGCCTTGAGGGGGATAAGCTTTCACGTTGAAAGTGGTGAGATCTTTGCCCTGCTAGGACCTAACGGGGCAGGTAAGACCACTACTGTGAAGATACTCTCCTGTATATCCAAGCCAACTAGCGGGAAGGTTGAGGTCATGGGATACAGCGTTCCCGATCAGTGTAGTAAGGTAAGGGAAAGAGTTGGGGTTGTGCCACAGGAATTTCAAGGTTTCTCTGATCTCACCGTAGAGGAGAACATCAAATATTTCGTGAAGCTCTACCGTGGAGAGGAATCTCAGGTTGAGGAGCTCATGAAGACTCTCGATCTTCTAGAATATAGGAAGACAAGGTTCAGAAACCTTTCTGGAGGTTACAAGAGGAGAGTTGCAATTGCATGTTCCTTGGCAGGAGATCCAAAGTTGCTTTTCATGGATGAGCCAACGGTCGGACTGGATCCGAGGTCTAGGAGGGACGTCTGGAACCTGATAACCGAGGTCAAAAGGAGGGGTATATCTGTACTTCTCACAACCCATTACCTAGATGAGGCACAGAAGTTATCTGACAGAATTGGAATTATCTTTAACGGGAAGATCGTTAGACTATCCACTCCTGGGGAACTGATGGAAGAGTTCAGAAAACAGTCCCTCGAGGAGGCGTATCTGGCACTCATGGAATCTCTAGGTGATGTGTAA
- a CDS encoding radical SAM/SPASM domain-containing protein, which translates to MLWLIFTSGKCNLTCDYCGGSFEKDVVPWKVKYDVNKLRELISRDPDPTVIFYGGEPLSNPRFIAQFMDTVRASRFGIQTNGTMVKLLPESYWRRMNLALLSIDGRKKITDKHRGRGIHDRVIANARYLKSLGVETIARMTVTQDSEIFEEVTYLLNAGVFDKIHWQLNVVWTDRWNVEEWAKNSYLPGIRSLVKLFEDSLKEGKILKIIPILGVISAYYFGGYRGSPCGAGYNSVSVTTDGRIISCPIAVREKWAELGNVNTGFRLLEEPLPKECQTCEFNRVCGGRCLYASQEKYWGEEGFKVVDDINKEYLRTVLSLIPTVNSLVQKGKISLRDLYYDPTKDSTEVIP; encoded by the coding sequence GTGCTTTGGTTAATCTTTACTTCAGGTAAGTGCAACTTAACCTGCGATTACTGTGGAGGTTCCTTTGAGAAAGATGTAGTGCCCTGGAAGGTTAAGTACGACGTCAATAAATTGAGGGAGCTTATTTCCAGGGACCCTGACCCCACGGTTATCTTCTACGGTGGGGAACCCCTATCCAATCCGAGATTCATTGCCCAGTTCATGGACACCGTGAGGGCCTCTAGGTTCGGTATACAGACCAATGGAACTATGGTGAAGCTCCTTCCAGAGAGTTACTGGAGGAGAATGAATCTAGCCCTTTTGTCCATAGACGGGAGAAAGAAGATCACGGACAAGCATAGAGGCAGGGGAATCCATGACAGGGTGATCGCCAACGCTAGATACCTCAAGTCCTTGGGCGTGGAGACCATAGCTAGGATGACAGTTACTCAAGATAGTGAAATTTTTGAAGAAGTCACATACTTGCTTAATGCAGGAGTTTTCGACAAGATTCACTGGCAACTTAACGTGGTCTGGACTGATAGATGGAACGTGGAGGAATGGGCAAAGAATAGCTACCTCCCAGGAATAAGGTCCCTCGTGAAGTTATTTGAGGACTCGCTTAAGGAGGGGAAGATCCTGAAAATCATCCCCATCCTTGGAGTTATAAGTGCGTACTATTTTGGAGGCTACAGGGGATCACCCTGCGGGGCAGGTTATAACTCAGTCTCGGTTACCACTGACGGTAGGATCATATCATGTCCCATTGCCGTCAGGGAGAAATGGGCTGAGTTGGGTAACGTCAACACGGGCTTCAGATTACTTGAGGAACCTCTGCCCAAGGAATGCCAAACTTGTGAGTTCAACAGGGTTTGTGGTGGGAGATGCCTTTATGCCTCTCAGGAGAAGTACTGGGGAGAAGAAGGTTTTAAGGTAGTTGACGACATTAACAAGGAATATCTCAGAACCGTGCTCTCCCTCATTCCAACGGTAAACTCCCTAGTTCAGAAAGGAAAAATCTCGCTTCGCGATTTATATTACGATCCAACAAAGGACTCTACAGAAGTAATACCTTAA
- a CDS encoding cbb3-type cytochrome c oxidase subunit I, with translation METPISGLVNFVKQVFQLDKDWLSRITMAMIVMSLIWGMLGIIDALMARIQEAVWATSSNFILTSQEYYGSITLHGARDLFGFAVQLEIAVFAFLSLRILKLEPRAKWFMNLSFIIFNISFMLLEGPIVLYPTFNDNYFSAGSWYYLAPLGLPNYSQYVLSPLWYVGMELLDIGTYMFVIWLIYHFYLASKTTKEKLPIFTVYALMTALMIAIGWSGEAAANTWDLLAIAGITGMNVIANQIAFWILGHSIVYIVWMPAIASMYYLIPLLANKPLYSDKMARIAALMYLIFSNNVPIHHLYMVNFPVSVKVMQEVLTYAVVVPSMLTFFNLWATVKGASVKINLISMWISISFAGAIAAGVTGISNANIAFDSIIHNTMWIPGHFHAMIFYSIVPAGFATLYYMVPMLTGRMWFSSKIGWLHMVGYMIGTTMVVYGFDALGLAGLTRRAEVFPRTPVYVTPEIISALGALIADAATLAWLGNLVLTLLKGRTANLEGLSMGEAINTVALQLEAPELSGFSAPSVIGLIRAEENKIKSFFTKAKVIK, from the coding sequence ATGGAAACTCCTATAAGTGGACTGGTAAACTTCGTTAAACAAGTATTCCAGCTGGACAAGGATTGGCTATCTAGGATAACCATGGCAATGATTGTGATGAGCCTCATTTGGGGGATGTTAGGGATAATTGATGCCCTCATGGCCAGGATACAAGAGGCGGTCTGGGCAACCTCCTCAAACTTCATACTCACGTCACAGGAATATTATGGATCCATCACCCTTCATGGTGCCAGGGATCTATTCGGGTTCGCGGTTCAGCTGGAGATAGCGGTGTTCGCGTTCTTGTCTCTTAGAATTTTGAAGTTAGAGCCTAGGGCTAAGTGGTTCATGAACCTTTCCTTCATCATCTTCAATATCTCCTTCATGCTACTTGAGGGGCCCATAGTTCTTTACCCGACCTTCAATGACAACTACTTCTCTGCGGGCTCTTGGTATTACTTAGCTCCCCTAGGTTTGCCCAACTACTCACAGTACGTCCTTAGCCCCCTCTGGTATGTGGGGATGGAGCTCCTGGACATTGGTACCTACATGTTTGTGATCTGGCTGATTTACCACTTCTACTTGGCCTCTAAGACCACGAAGGAGAAGTTACCCATCTTCACAGTTTACGCCCTAATGACTGCGCTAATGATAGCGATTGGGTGGAGCGGTGAGGCAGCAGCCAACACGTGGGACCTCCTCGCAATTGCCGGAATCACTGGAATGAACGTAATCGCCAACCAGATTGCCTTCTGGATTCTGGGTCACTCCATAGTGTACATAGTCTGGATGCCCGCCATAGCGTCGATGTACTATCTTATCCCACTTCTGGCTAACAAGCCACTTTACAGCGATAAAATGGCAAGGATAGCTGCACTCATGTACTTGATCTTTTCCAACAATGTTCCGATTCACCACCTCTACATGGTAAACTTCCCAGTCTCGGTTAAGGTGATGCAGGAAGTGCTTACCTATGCCGTGGTTGTGCCCTCCATGCTAACGTTCTTCAATTTATGGGCCACCGTGAAGGGGGCATCAGTTAAGATCAACTTGATCTCCATGTGGATAAGTATAAGTTTCGCTGGGGCTATTGCGGCAGGCGTAACGGGAATCTCTAACGCCAACATAGCCTTTGACTCAATCATTCATAATACCATGTGGATTCCGGGACACTTCCATGCAATGATATTCTACTCCATCGTTCCTGCCGGTTTTGCCACTCTCTATTACATGGTACCCATGCTGACGGGGAGGATGTGGTTCTCCTCTAAGATTGGATGGCTACACATGGTAGGATACATGATAGGAACCACAATGGTTGTGTACGGATTTGATGCTCTTGGCTTAGCAGGGCTCACCAGAAGGGCTGAGGTGTTCCCGAGAACTCCCGTGTACGTCACCCCCGAGATAATATCTGCCCTGGGTGCACTCATTGCTGATGCTGCAACATTGGCCTGGCTAGGGAATCTGGTGTTGACACTCCTTAAGGGAAGGACTGCCAACCTGGAAGGTCTTTCCATGGGTGAGGCAATAAATACTGTAGCGTTGCAACTGGAAGCTCCAGAGCTCTCTGGTTTCAGTGCTCCGAGCGTTATAGGACTAATAAGAGCTGAAGAGAACAAGATAAAGAGCTTCTTCACCAAGGCAAAAGTGATCAAATAA
- a CDS encoding phospholipase D-like domain-containing protein, protein MELIETQEVFDRVSQLINSATERLIVLTDRIRDSIAQDLLRKAGSGVDVKLITSDLNWARWLENRAKGYMKDEEEKISQEVQELSNKIEFFNRVPWIALVVVGAVWIVLLVRGLRGLEMIPALLVGLGVIYYIMYYSYKRRRSYREEIAVKAENRERIAEEYKGVRESLSKHLHVIEIDFELSFSVIISDTSAIITSTPLETEKERGYHVFTELEVEEAMKIVDSITSIQSLKRP, encoded by the coding sequence GTGGAGTTGATTGAGACTCAGGAAGTATTTGATAGAGTTAGTCAACTAATAAATTCCGCGACGGAGAGGCTGATTGTCCTAACAGATAGGATAAGGGACTCTATTGCCCAAGATCTTCTGCGGAAGGCTGGAAGCGGAGTAGATGTTAAGCTAATCACATCAGACCTTAACTGGGCGAGATGGCTGGAGAACAGGGCTAAGGGTTATATGAAGGATGAAGAGGAAAAGATCTCCCAGGAGGTTCAGGAGCTGTCAAATAAGATCGAGTTTTTCAATAGGGTACCCTGGATAGCTCTAGTTGTTGTGGGAGCAGTCTGGATTGTCCTCCTTGTGAGGGGGCTAAGAGGTTTAGAAATGATACCAGCATTACTTGTGGGATTAGGAGTTATTTACTACATCATGTATTATTCCTACAAGAGAAGAAGGAGTTACAGGGAAGAAATTGCTGTGAAGGCTGAGAACAGGGAGAGGATAGCTGAGGAATATAAGGGAGTTAGGGAGAGCCTCTCGAAACACCTCCACGTTATCGAGATTGATTTTGAACTGAGTTTTAGTGTAATAATATCAGACACTAGTGCCATCATAACTTCTACTCCACTGGAGACGGAGAAAGAAAGAGGTTATCACGTGTTTACTGAACTGGAAGTCGAAGAAGCAATGAAAATAGTTGATTCGATCACGTCTATACAATCCTTGAAACGGCCTTGA